The following are encoded in a window of Acetobacteroides hydrogenigenes genomic DNA:
- the bla gene encoding subclass B1 metallo-beta-lactamase: MKSILFFLMACLIHLSGLSQTVIKRVHVSKDIELVKLSDNAYVHISYADMGRFGRVASNGMVLASGREAFLFDTPTTDAATKELVSYLKDSLKLRVVGFVPNHWHSDCMGGLNCIKTSGIESYACQMTIDIAKAQDLPVPAHGFRDSLLLNFGGKPICCYYLGAAHSLDNIVVWMPTEQILFAGCMVKGISNINLGNTEDGDVTSYPITIRRVMDKFPNAKLVVPGHGAWGGIELLKHTYELANSGRASKR; this comes from the coding sequence ATGAAAAGCATACTATTTTTTCTTATGGCTTGCCTAATTCATCTTAGTGGATTATCGCAGACTGTCATTAAGAGAGTTCATGTTTCGAAGGATATCGAGCTGGTTAAGCTTTCGGATAATGCCTATGTGCATATATCTTATGCCGATATGGGGCGCTTTGGGCGTGTTGCCTCTAACGGTATGGTGCTTGCAAGCGGGAGAGAGGCCTTTCTCTTTGACACGCCTACAACCGATGCGGCTACAAAAGAGTTGGTGTCGTACTTAAAGGATTCGTTGAAACTACGTGTGGTTGGATTTGTGCCTAACCATTGGCATTCCGACTGTATGGGAGGTTTGAACTGTATAAAGACTAGTGGTATAGAGTCGTATGCATGCCAAATGACTATCGATATCGCAAAGGCTCAGGATTTGCCTGTTCCTGCACATGGCTTTAGGGATTCTCTATTGCTAAATTTTGGAGGAAAGCCTATTTGTTGCTACTACCTTGGGGCTGCTCACTCGTTAGACAATATTGTTGTTTGGATGCCAACGGAGCAAATTCTTTTTGCCGGCTGTATGGTAAAAGGCATAAGCAATATCAATTTGGGGAATACCGAGGATGGCGATGTAACGTCTTACCCTATAACGATTAGGAGGGTGATGGATAAATTCCCGAATGCAAAGCTTGTTGTTCCAGGTCATGGAGCATGGGGAGGTATTGAACTACTAAAGCATACCTACGAACTTGCCAATAGTGGTCGTGCCTCAAAACGTTGA
- a CDS encoding uroporphyrinogen-III synthase, whose translation MKNIAVSVLTLLLSTLSSVCDAQAIPNKHLKECSLKGRTILVTAPENYSVRLCDAIKKKGGKPIPLSTIETTINPDDSAILEVLQNQNKYGWVALSSRKAIDAFCGCAIKHRYSIDSLKVCTMGKDTEYMQQQYRVKAAITPKEPSPEGIVKALATIPGTNGQTIAVVAPNIENLTEPDVIPNFLSRLKDIGMEPVKIEGYITRPTTAHSKKEIEALFHKRRIDAIIFSSATEAEGLAKLVGGNDQLNTVMVACFGPYTAANVKKMGVKVAFVGTNYSSFEAFVDELCTFINHQN comes from the coding sequence ATGAAAAACATAGCAGTATCGGTACTCACATTGCTACTATCAACCCTATCGAGCGTCTGTGACGCACAAGCCATTCCAAACAAACACCTAAAGGAATGCTCGCTGAAAGGGAGAACAATACTAGTCACAGCACCTGAGAATTATTCAGTAAGGCTCTGTGATGCCATAAAGAAAAAGGGAGGAAAGCCTATCCCCCTATCGACCATCGAAACCACAATAAATCCTGACGACTCGGCCATCTTAGAGGTGCTACAAAATCAGAATAAGTATGGGTGGGTTGCGCTATCGAGCAGAAAAGCTATCGATGCCTTTTGCGGATGTGCTATTAAGCATCGGTATAGTATAGATAGCCTAAAAGTGTGTACCATGGGCAAAGACACGGAATACATGCAGCAGCAATATCGCGTAAAGGCAGCAATTACGCCTAAAGAACCAAGCCCCGAAGGCATTGTAAAAGCGCTTGCCACCATACCCGGCACTAATGGGCAAACAATTGCCGTTGTAGCGCCTAATATCGAGAACCTGACAGAACCCGATGTTATTCCCAACTTTTTAAGCAGGCTAAAGGACATAGGTATGGAGCCTGTAAAAATTGAAGGTTACATTACAAGACCAACAACGGCTCATAGCAAGAAGGAAATAGAAGCATTGTTTCATAAAAGAAGGATTGACGCTATTATCTTCTCCAGCGCAACCGAAGCCGAAGGACTAGCAAAGCTTGTAGGAGGAAATGATCAACTAAACACCGTTATGGTAGCATGTTTTGGCCCATATACGGCTGCAAATGTTAAGAAAATGGGCGTAAAAGTCGCATTTGTAGGAACAAACTACAGCTCTTTTGAGGCTTTTGTTGATGAACTCTGCACCTTCATAAACCATCAAAACTAA
- a CDS encoding MFS transporter: protein MVSSEVIRHAPGLSLCATQQPPKAMMLFNNGNWFGAIPLDNASERTLLYDYTLYSLPFSIGTPDKVLLLDAGSAPFAPYCLTKGAKDLTLVEPNALATEVLKGELASVHDSLLYDPRITIKQNSSRSYLLSDTTTYNLIVFPNVGSIDGMSGMLAANEQPLLTIEGVKDGWNRLSKDGYLMSAAWLDYPPRVMLKLLTTIKTILVQEGISMPEQHVAVARSWSNAVLLVKRSPLLAAEIDSIQLFCKERCFDPILPKSIRPKEGDSFNVLKDNMLESFCDSIIYGDPQQFQNRYLLNVSPSTDNQPYFYRFFKPTRYNELREQMSLEALIRIEPGYFFVFITLAQIFAAALILTIVPLLFLKVKTKGIWLTLLYFSGLGIGFMFMEIVLIQQLTLYLGQPIYAAAAVISLLLLFSGIGSITTERFTADRSTMLKVFTIIILSILAYSIGVELLLRSTISLPMAGKLALTIALIGMPALAMGMAFPLGIKLLSEHNRQLVPWAWGVNSCASVVSTVMATGVALHAGFQVVMMVAAGAYTLSLVAVALWRK from the coding sequence GTGGTATCGTCGGAAGTGATTCGCCATGCGCCCGGGCTGAGCCTTTGCGCAACCCAGCAGCCTCCTAAGGCAATGATGCTCTTTAACAACGGGAACTGGTTTGGCGCTATTCCGCTGGATAATGCAAGCGAAAGAACCCTGCTTTACGACTATACCCTCTACTCGCTTCCATTTTCAATTGGCACCCCTGATAAAGTTCTACTGCTAGATGCCGGAAGTGCACCTTTTGCCCCATACTGCTTAACCAAAGGAGCAAAAGACCTAACGCTGGTGGAACCGAATGCTTTAGCAACAGAAGTGCTAAAAGGAGAACTGGCTAGTGTGCACGACTCGCTGCTGTACGACCCACGGATAACCATAAAGCAGAACAGCTCGCGCAGCTATCTGCTATCGGATACTACAACATACAACCTTATCGTATTTCCCAACGTGGGTAGCATCGACGGGATGTCCGGAATGTTAGCCGCCAACGAGCAGCCGCTTTTGACGATTGAGGGCGTAAAAGATGGATGGAACCGCTTGAGCAAAGACGGTTATCTGATGTCTGCGGCTTGGCTCGACTACCCTCCTCGCGTAATGCTAAAACTGCTTACAACCATTAAAACGATCCTGGTTCAAGAAGGAATTTCAATGCCGGAGCAGCATGTTGCAGTAGCACGATCGTGGAGCAACGCGGTGCTACTGGTAAAGAGATCGCCACTATTGGCTGCTGAAATTGATAGCATACAGCTGTTTTGCAAGGAACGCTGCTTCGATCCAATTCTGCCAAAGAGCATTCGCCCAAAAGAAGGGGATTCATTCAATGTGCTAAAGGATAACATGCTCGAATCCTTTTGCGATTCGATTATTTACGGCGATCCCCAACAATTTCAAAATAGATATCTGCTCAACGTAAGCCCATCAACCGACAACCAGCCCTACTTCTACCGCTTCTTCAAGCCAACACGCTATAACGAACTAAGAGAGCAAATGAGCCTTGAGGCACTTATACGAATAGAGCCCGGATACTTCTTTGTCTTTATAACATTAGCACAAATTTTTGCAGCAGCGCTTATCCTAACCATTGTTCCCCTACTCTTTTTGAAGGTAAAAACAAAAGGCATTTGGCTTACACTACTCTACTTTAGCGGGCTAGGCATTGGATTTATGTTCATGGAAATCGTGCTTATCCAGCAGTTAACTCTGTACCTAGGTCAGCCTATTTATGCAGCAGCAGCGGTAATAAGCCTTTTGCTGCTCTTCTCGGGCATCGGGAGCATTACCACCGAACGCTTTACAGCAGACAGGAGCACAATGCTAAAGGTATTTACCATTATTATTCTATCGATTCTTGCCTATTCAATTGGAGTAGAACTTCTACTAAGGAGCACAATATCGCTTCCGATGGCAGGAAAACTTGCCCTAACCATTGCGCTGATAGGGATGCCGGCACTGGCAATGGGGATGGCTTTTCCACTAGGCATTAAACTACTATCAGAGCACAACCGGCAGCTGGTGCCATGGGCTTGGGGTGTCAACAGCTGCGCCTCGGTGGTAAGTACCGTAATGGCTACGGGAGTTGCCCTCCATGCCGGATTTCAAGTAGTCATGATGGTTGCTGCCGGAGCGTATACGCTTTCGCTGGTTGCCGTAGCGCTTTGGAGGAAATAA
- a CDS encoding lipid II:glycine glycyltransferase FemX, with amino-acid sequence MLTDIHSKETDQLFKTSIVQQTAFWSVVKTMLGVETIALNFKINRLNLNNIAVEERIVESDLLVIVQHLDRNHSIAYVPYGPELEPQEDLQGQFLEELSECLRTYIPSNCIMIRYDLCWESYWAKDTSYFDENGHWAGPPENPIQELRFNMNTVGWKFKKSFSNILPSNTIYLDLKNDLTTMLEQMKPKTRYNIGLSERKGVSVRSVGIEHINIWYQLYQETAARNGIYLHDIEYFKAVLSAKTNNMQSPADVILLIAEAEGAPLAAMFLVITGSRGSYLYGASSSTGRNAMATYALQWSAINIARERGCTEYDMFGVAPRPEPSHPLYGLYRFKTGFGGEIYHSLGCWDYPLDSQKYAYYSSLELKEQGYHMN; translated from the coding sequence ATGCTAACAGACATACACAGCAAAGAAACGGACCAACTATTTAAAACCTCAATTGTCCAGCAAACAGCATTCTGGTCGGTTGTAAAAACGATGCTAGGAGTTGAAACTATTGCTCTTAACTTTAAGATTAACCGTTTGAACCTTAACAACATTGCAGTTGAGGAGCGTATTGTTGAGTCCGATCTTTTGGTGATTGTTCAGCATCTCGATAGAAATCACTCCATTGCCTATGTGCCTTACGGCCCAGAGTTAGAACCCCAAGAGGATCTTCAAGGACAATTTCTGGAGGAACTCTCGGAGTGCCTCCGCACCTATATCCCGTCCAACTGTATAATGATTAGGTACGATCTATGCTGGGAGTCGTACTGGGCAAAAGACACCAGCTACTTCGACGAAAACGGACATTGGGCTGGGCCACCGGAAAACCCCATTCAAGAGTTGCGCTTCAACATGAATACGGTAGGATGGAAATTCAAGAAATCGTTCTCCAACATTCTACCATCTAACACCATATACCTCGATCTTAAAAACGATCTAACTACAATGCTGGAGCAAATGAAACCCAAAACGAGGTATAACATTGGGCTATCGGAACGAAAAGGGGTATCGGTGAGATCGGTAGGTATAGAACACATCAACATATGGTATCAGCTATACCAGGAAACTGCAGCACGAAATGGCATCTACCTTCACGATATAGAGTACTTTAAGGCGGTGCTATCGGCCAAAACCAACAATATGCAATCGCCAGCAGATGTTATCCTGCTTATTGCCGAAGCAGAAGGTGCACCTCTTGCCGCAATGTTTCTTGTGATAACGGGTAGCAGAGGCTCATACCTCTACGGAGCGTCGTCTTCGACAGGTCGAAACGCAATGGCCACCTACGCCCTACAGTGGAGCGCAATAAATATTGCCCGTGAACGTGGATGTACCGAGTACGATATGTTTGGGGTGGCGCCAAGACCTGAGCCATCTCACCCTCTCTACGGATTATACCGCTTTAAAACCGGATTTGGAGGGGAAATCTACCACAGCCTTGGATGCTGGGACTATCCGCTCGATTCGCAAAAGTACGCCTACTACTCATCGCTTGAACTTAAGGAGCAAGGCTACCATATGAACTAG
- a CDS encoding protein-L-isoaspartate(D-aspartate) O-methyltransferase, producing the protein MKQTYTWTSTIHAFGIGAACGLHHVASYRTRIIFTCSKASLLSVILLLLLSSPARGQNYIRMRENMVQFQIQARGITHQPTLEAMREIPRHLFVPDDYTATAYDDGPLPIGYGQTISQPYIVAFMTEIIKPKATDKVLEIGTGSGYQAAVLSKIVKEVYTIEIVAELGNAAKKRLVNLGYSNVTVRIADGFNGWKERAPFDAIIVTAAAEFIPPPLIEQLKDGGRMIIPIGSPFTLQYLVLVKKKGNKVTTQNVLPVTFVPFTRSGKQP; encoded by the coding sequence ATGAAGCAAACTTACACATGGACAAGTACTATTCACGCGTTCGGAATAGGGGCTGCTTGCGGCTTACATCACGTTGCCAGCTACCGAACGAGAATCATCTTTACGTGCTCTAAGGCATCACTACTATCCGTTATACTACTTTTACTACTATCCTCTCCTGCAAGGGGACAGAACTACATTCGCATGCGAGAAAATATGGTTCAATTCCAAATACAGGCAAGAGGAATCACCCACCAACCTACACTTGAGGCAATGAGAGAGATTCCTCGTCACCTCTTTGTACCTGACGACTACACTGCTACGGCCTACGATGATGGGCCTTTACCTATTGGCTACGGACAAACCATATCGCAGCCCTACATTGTTGCCTTTATGACGGAAATTATAAAGCCTAAAGCAACGGATAAGGTTCTCGAAATAGGAACAGGATCAGGCTATCAGGCTGCAGTTCTTTCTAAAATAGTAAAGGAGGTTTATACCATAGAAATTGTGGCAGAGCTAGGAAACGCTGCAAAAAAGCGGCTGGTAAATTTAGGATATTCCAACGTAACGGTACGTATAGCCGATGGCTTTAACGGGTGGAAAGAGCGTGCTCCTTTTGACGCCATCATTGTTACCGCAGCGGCAGAATTTATCCCACCTCCGCTGATAGAGCAGCTTAAGGATGGCGGTAGAATGATCATTCCCATAGGATCACCATTTACTCTTCAGTATCTTGTTCTGGTAAAGAAGAAGGGAAACAAGGTTACCACGCAAAACGTGCTTCCGGTAACCTTTGTCCCCTTTACACGGAGTGGGAAACAGCCATAA
- a CDS encoding B12-binding domain-containing radical SAM protein translates to MNILMIYPKYPDTYWSLKHALRFISKKAAFPPLGLLTVSAMLPAEWNRKLVDMNVTPLDSEDIRWANYVFVSAMITQKDSVAKVINECIKHQTKIIAGGPLFTQDYTSYPQVDHFILNEAELTLPLFLKDIQEGLSPKKVYSTSEYANMAETPIPDYQLLSMKDYITMSIQVSRGCPFACDFCEITSLLGHKVRMKPTYQVIAELDQLYRLDWRGFVLIVDDNFIGNKHEVKHNLLPAMKAWMQQHGYPFTFSIQVSINLADDDELLSLMRETGFTYTFIGIETPEEKALKDCNKIQNNNRDLLQCVAKIQKAGIEVSAGFIVGFDSDTPSIFQRQIDFIQKSGIVSAMVGLLTAPKNTKLYNRLLSENRLINERPGNNTDFTTNFIPKMSYNELIEGYRTIVTSIYSAKPYYKRVRQYLLGFKHTNLRKEKLKLANLAAFAKSIFIIGIMTKGRTEFWKFLFWTLARRPKLFTDAMTFVVYGYHYRKVYGIN, encoded by the coding sequence ATGAACATTTTAATGATTTACCCAAAATATCCAGACACCTACTGGAGCCTAAAGCATGCGCTCCGCTTTATCTCCAAGAAGGCTGCATTTCCTCCACTGGGATTGCTTACCGTATCGGCAATGCTCCCCGCCGAATGGAATAGGAAGCTGGTGGACATGAACGTTACGCCGCTCGATTCAGAGGATATCCGCTGGGCCAACTACGTTTTCGTCAGTGCCATGATTACACAAAAAGATTCCGTAGCGAAGGTGATTAACGAGTGTATAAAGCACCAAACGAAGATTATTGCAGGTGGACCGTTATTTACTCAGGATTACACGAGCTATCCTCAAGTAGATCATTTCATCCTTAATGAGGCAGAGTTAACGCTCCCTCTTTTCCTAAAAGACATTCAGGAAGGATTATCACCAAAGAAGGTTTACAGCACCAGCGAATATGCCAACATGGCCGAAACGCCGATCCCCGACTACCAGCTGCTATCGATGAAGGACTATATAACCATGAGCATTCAGGTATCGCGAGGATGCCCGTTTGCCTGCGACTTCTGCGAGATAACTTCGCTACTGGGCCATAAGGTTAGGATGAAGCCTACCTACCAGGTTATCGCCGAACTCGATCAGCTGTACCGGCTAGACTGGCGTGGCTTTGTGCTTATTGTAGATGATAACTTCATCGGAAACAAGCACGAGGTCAAGCATAACCTGCTTCCTGCAATGAAAGCGTGGATGCAGCAGCATGGCTATCCGTTTACCTTTAGCATTCAAGTATCAATTAACCTTGCCGACGACGATGAACTGCTGTCGCTTATGCGCGAGACAGGATTCACCTATACCTTCATCGGCATTGAAACACCCGAAGAGAAAGCGTTGAAGGATTGCAACAAAATCCAGAATAATAACAGGGACCTGCTTCAATGCGTAGCGAAAATACAAAAGGCAGGAATCGAAGTCTCTGCAGGATTTATCGTTGGATTCGATAGCGATACCCCATCCATATTTCAACGACAGATCGACTTTATTCAGAAGAGCGGAATAGTATCTGCAATGGTGGGGCTACTGACAGCCCCCAAGAACACGAAGCTGTACAATAGGCTTCTATCTGAAAACAGGCTCATCAACGAGCGCCCGGGTAACAACACCGACTTTACCACCAACTTTATCCCCAAGATGAGCTACAACGAACTTATCGAGGGATACCGAACAATTGTAACAAGCATCTACTCGGCAAAGCCCTACTACAAAAGAGTTCGGCAGTACCTGCTGGGCTTCAAACATACAAATCTTCGAAAGGAGAAACTTAAGCTGGCAAACCTAGCGGCTTTTGCAAAGTCGATATTCATCATCGGGATTATGACAAAGGGTCGAACTGAGTTCTGGAAATTCTTATTCTGGACCCTTGCCCGACGTCCTAAACTGTTTACCGATGCCATGACCTTTGTCGTTTATGGCTACCACTACCGTAAGGTATACGGCATAAACTGA
- a CDS encoding DUF2459 domain-containing protein, translating into MNLTIGLLLYLISSQKVSGLSDSVDVFVIQQEYHTGISLRTADVNLGAWPECAEFKKHAWVDVGWGDRRFYQSPDYNPLLALKAIAIPNPSVMRIEGYTQHPSIYLKGCPTLKIRLSRKQMDRLCTVFHKTYVCSSDGTPKEVNSSYGYKFYNAKGSYHLMNTCNTWVARAFKKAGLDVPVFGIVVAKQLFKALEPYSEKPEAV; encoded by the coding sequence ATGAACCTTACCATAGGATTGCTACTCTACCTTATAAGCAGCCAAAAAGTAAGCGGTCTGTCGGATTCGGTTGATGTATTCGTTATTCAGCAGGAGTACCATACGGGAATATCTCTTAGGACGGCTGACGTTAACCTCGGTGCTTGGCCCGAGTGTGCCGAGTTTAAGAAGCATGCCTGGGTGGATGTTGGGTGGGGAGATAGAAGGTTTTACCAATCGCCCGACTACAACCCGCTACTTGCGCTAAAGGCAATTGCCATACCTAATCCCTCGGTGATGCGGATCGAGGGTTATACGCAACATCCGAGCATCTATCTAAAAGGCTGCCCTACCTTAAAGATACGTCTAAGCCGTAAACAAATGGATAGGCTTTGTACCGTATTCCACAAAACGTACGTTTGCAGTTCCGATGGTACACCAAAGGAAGTTAACAGCAGCTATGGTTACAAGTTCTATAATGCCAAAGGAAGCTACCACCTAATGAACACCTGCAATACGTGGGTGGCAAGGGCATTCAAAAAAGCAGGATTAGACGTACCCGTGTTCGGAATAGTTGTGGCAAAGCAGCTGTTTAAAGCACTTGAACCATATAGTGAAAAGCCCGAGGCCGTTTAG
- a CDS encoding DUF2200 domain-containing protein, with the protein MEKVRIFATPFSSIYPLYIQKAEKKGRTKEEVDTVIFWLTGYTAQALQEQVDKNVDFETFFAEAPQINLNVSKITGVICGYRVEEIDDKLMQKIRYLDKLVDELAKGKAMEKILRE; encoded by the coding sequence ATGGAAAAAGTAAGAATATTTGCAACTCCTTTTTCGAGTATCTATCCATTGTATATACAAAAAGCAGAGAAAAAGGGGCGCACCAAAGAAGAAGTAGATACCGTTATCTTTTGGTTAACCGGATATACTGCGCAAGCGTTGCAAGAGCAAGTGGACAAGAACGTTGATTTTGAGACTTTTTTTGCCGAAGCACCTCAAATTAATCTCAATGTTTCGAAAATTACAGGAGTAATCTGTGGGTATCGTGTGGAGGAGATCGACGACAAACTGATGCAAAAGATTCGCTATTTAGACAAGCTGGTTGATGAGCTGGCAAAAGGAAAGGCAATGGAGAAGATATTAAGGGAGTAG
- a CDS encoding acyl-CoA thioesterase: MESNASFRSIIPIQVRFSDVDMLGHVSNTVYQNYYDAGKVHYFDEVLPEIDFVTIGLVGASIKIDYLKPIYMRTKILVETHVTHVGNKSLTMGHQLVEEETGEVLSTCSVVLVCYNIKDKISMPIPESWKLKIAAYDKDATIK, from the coding sequence ATGGAAAGTAACGCATCTTTTAGAAGTATAATACCAATTCAGGTAAGGTTTAGCGATGTTGATATGCTGGGGCATGTCTCGAATACCGTTTACCAAAATTACTACGATGCCGGAAAGGTGCACTACTTCGACGAGGTACTGCCCGAGATCGACTTCGTTACAATAGGACTAGTTGGGGCATCAATCAAAATAGACTACTTAAAGCCTATTTACATGCGAACAAAAATTCTTGTTGAAACGCATGTTACACACGTAGGGAATAAGAGTCTTACCATGGGGCATCAACTGGTAGAGGAGGAAACCGGCGAGGTGCTATCGACCTGTTCGGTTGTTTTGGTGTGCTACAACATTAAAGATAAGATTAGCATGCCAATACCCGAAAGCTGGAAGCTGAAAATTGCCGCCTACGACAAGGATGCTACTATTAAGTAG
- a CDS encoding IMP dehydrogenase produces MAHIINDISRTFNEYLLIPGLTKKTCNPDQVSLKTPLVKFNKGQSPDIELNIPFVSAIMQSVSDSKMAIALAQNGGLSFIFGSQSIEDQSEMVRKVKKFKAGFVVSDANLTPEHTLRDVIELKGKTGFSTVGITNDGTSNGVLLGLVTSRDYRPNKDPMDKKIKEFMTPFSKLVTGKLGVSLNEANDIIWDHKLNTLPIIDENQKLRFFVFRKDYDNHNENPNELLDSHKRLIVGAGINTRDYKERIPALVEAGVDVLCIDSSDGFSEWQKETIKFVREKYGEKVKIGAGNVVDKDGFLYLAEAGADFVKIGIGGGSICITREQKGIGRGQATAVIEVAEARDEYFKKTGVYVPICSDGGIVQDYHMVLALAMGADFIMMGRYFARFDESPTKKIIINGNYVKEYWGEGSNRARNWQRYDMGGSSLLKFEEGVDSYVPYAGKLKDNLDITLGKIKSTMCSCGTTTIPDLKENAKITLVSSTSIIEGGAHDVILKETK; encoded by the coding sequence ATGGCACACATCATCAACGACATCTCGAGAACGTTTAACGAGTACCTGTTAATACCAGGACTAACAAAGAAGACGTGCAACCCCGACCAGGTAAGCCTAAAAACTCCGCTGGTTAAGTTCAATAAAGGTCAGAGTCCCGATATAGAACTAAACATCCCCTTTGTATCTGCCATTATGCAATCAGTGTCCGACAGTAAAATGGCCATTGCGCTGGCGCAAAACGGAGGGCTCTCCTTTATCTTTGGATCTCAATCAATAGAGGATCAGAGCGAGATGGTACGAAAAGTTAAGAAGTTTAAGGCCGGCTTTGTGGTAAGCGATGCCAACCTTACGCCCGAGCATACCCTTAGGGATGTTATTGAGTTAAAGGGAAAGACTGGATTTTCGACCGTTGGGATAACCAACGATGGAACATCAAATGGCGTGCTGCTAGGGCTTGTTACCAGTAGAGACTACCGTCCAAACAAGGACCCTATGGATAAGAAGATAAAGGAGTTTATGACACCATTCTCAAAGCTGGTTACCGGAAAACTTGGAGTATCGCTCAACGAGGCCAACGACATAATCTGGGATCATAAGCTTAACACTCTTCCAATTATTGACGAGAACCAAAAGCTTCGCTTCTTCGTGTTCAGGAAAGACTACGATAACCACAATGAAAACCCCAACGAACTGCTCGACTCGCACAAGAGGCTAATTGTAGGGGCCGGAATCAATACCAGAGACTACAAGGAACGAATACCTGCTCTTGTTGAGGCTGGCGTTGATGTTCTGTGCATCGATTCGTCGGATGGTTTTTCGGAGTGGCAGAAGGAAACGATAAAGTTTGTTCGCGAGAAGTATGGCGAAAAGGTAAAGATTGGAGCCGGAAACGTTGTAGACAAGGATGGGTTCCTTTACCTTGCGGAGGCAGGTGCCGATTTTGTAAAGATAGGTATCGGAGGAGGCTCGATATGCATAACCCGCGAGCAAAAAGGTATCGGACGCGGACAGGCAACTGCCGTAATTGAGGTAGCCGAAGCACGAGATGAGTACTTTAAGAAGACTGGTGTTTACGTTCCTATATGCTCCGATGGCGGAATTGTACAAGACTACCACATGGTTCTTGCACTAGCTATGGGGGCTGACTTTATAATGATGGGTAGATACTTTGCCCGCTTCGACGAAAGCCCTACCAAGAAGATTATCATCAACGGTAACTACGTAAAAGAGTACTGGGGCGAAGGATCAAACCGCGCCCGCAACTGGCAACGATACGACATGGGAGGAAGTAGCCTGCTAAAGTTCGAAGAGGGCGTAGACAGTTATGTGCCCTACGCTGGCAAGCTAAAGGATAACCTAGATATAACCTTGGGCAAGATTAAATCGACAATGTGCAGCTGTGGCACCACAACGATTCCCGACCTCAAGGAAAATGCCAAGATAACGCTAGTATCATCAACCAGCATCATTGAGGGTGGTGCGCATGATGTTATCCTAAAAGAAACCAAGTAG